The proteins below come from a single Halobacillus salinarum genomic window:
- a CDS encoding alkaline phosphatase, giving the protein MGKKKGVLMKAALSLALVSTLGFGSAVDANGDNGNHWWGHDHHHYGKAKNVIVFIGDGMGAAHREAIRLAAKGLNGKLAMNDMPYIGQVHTSSTSMVTDSAAAATAMASGVKTYNGAVGVNEDKKPVKTILEMAERKGKSTGLVTTSQITDATPAAFASHVTDRSMQSDIAKQYLMNHVDVLLGGGEDFWYPEGEEGEFQDNPKKDPSEKSKGTQGNLVKKAKHLGYDYVTNTEDLMKSRDNKILGLFANEEMFEKHPEGEGDLYDPEVSLTDMTKKSIDTLSKNKRGFFLMVEEEATDEMSHANNADLTLKSGQELDKSVQIAKDYAKKHRDTLVLVAADHETGGLTIEDVSQSDESGDGMSKEDGPFDVAESDSQFMIDWTTTGHTAVTVPLTAMGPGAEDFAGTYENTKIFEELKEVMNLR; this is encoded by the coding sequence ATGGGAAAGAAAAAAGGCGTTCTAATGAAAGCGGCATTATCGCTAGCCCTGGTTTCGACTCTCGGTTTCGGCAGCGCGGTTGATGCAAATGGTGATAATGGGAACCACTGGTGGGGCCATGATCATCATCACTACGGTAAAGCCAAAAATGTCATCGTATTTATTGGGGATGGAATGGGAGCAGCTCATCGTGAAGCTATCCGCCTCGCAGCAAAAGGTCTTAACGGAAAACTAGCGATGAACGATATGCCCTACATTGGGCAGGTTCATACATCCTCTACATCCATGGTTACAGATTCAGCTGCGGCAGCAACAGCCATGGCTTCAGGTGTAAAGACATACAATGGTGCAGTGGGAGTGAACGAAGATAAAAAACCAGTTAAAACGATCTTAGAAATGGCTGAAAGAAAAGGAAAATCTACGGGTCTTGTAACTACCAGTCAAATTACAGATGCCACACCAGCGGCGTTTGCGTCTCACGTTACCGACCGTTCCATGCAGAGTGACATTGCAAAACAATATCTTATGAATCATGTGGATGTTCTGCTCGGAGGAGGGGAAGATTTCTGGTATCCTGAAGGAGAAGAAGGCGAGTTTCAGGACAATCCTAAAAAAGATCCTTCTGAAAAAAGTAAAGGCACCCAAGGAAACCTCGTAAAAAAAGCGAAACATCTGGGGTATGATTATGTAACAAATACGGAAGATCTTATGAAATCAAGAGATAACAAAATTCTTGGACTGTTTGCTAATGAAGAAATGTTTGAAAAACATCCAGAAGGCGAAGGGGATCTATATGACCCTGAAGTCTCGCTTACGGATATGACAAAGAAATCGATCGACACTCTTTCTAAAAACAAACGCGGATTTTTCCTAATGGTAGAAGAAGAAGCAACTGATGAAATGTCTCACGCCAATAATGCTGACTTAACTCTTAAATCAGGTCAGGAATTGGACAAGTCTGTACAGATTGCTAAAGACTATGCGAAGAAACATCGTGACACACTAGTGTTAGTTGCAGCCGACCATGAAACCGGCGGTCTTACCATAGAAGATGTCAGTCAAAGTGATGAAAGCGGCGATGGAATGTCAAAAGAAGATGGACCGTTTGATGTCGCTGAATCCGACAGTCAATTCATGATAGACTGGACAACCACAGGCCATACGGCAGTCACTGTACCATTAACTGCTATGGGACCTGGGGCAGAAGACTTCGCGGGTACTTATGAAAACACTAAAATTTTTGAAGAGCTGAAAGAAGTTATGAATCTAAGATAA
- a CDS encoding YqhG family protein yields the protein MKENPYYEFVKHFFLSYGCSIVEQSPFHMTIQLTAEVDEELMNRPFYWHYMKKMNRQGEPMQLTFTHTDAADQEGIFLHPGSPTLHRIYRMAVDKGRTTRLYETIEQPIEQKAMTPWLILNIQLQYRGKQTKNEQLSIGLNLINGGILENVMDKVWNVTFEPKVSDYTFPMTPIISLESGYRRMENYIENYVAGQDDAWVNESEAQLREELHLLKQFVLEENMTDEDYYKEKEQIETRYKPRISLSIVNGGLFYISQQTSNQLVANS from the coding sequence TTGAAGGAAAATCCCTACTATGAATTTGTGAAGCATTTTTTTCTTTCCTATGGATGTTCCATCGTCGAACAGAGTCCTTTCCATATGACCATTCAGCTTACAGCTGAAGTGGATGAAGAGTTGATGAATCGACCTTTTTATTGGCACTATATGAAAAAAATGAACCGCCAGGGGGAACCCATGCAGCTCACCTTTACTCATACAGACGCTGCTGACCAAGAAGGAATTTTCCTTCACCCTGGCAGCCCGACACTTCACAGAATCTACCGAATGGCAGTAGACAAAGGCAGAACGACACGACTTTATGAAACCATTGAACAACCGATAGAACAAAAAGCAATGACTCCATGGCTGATCCTTAACATTCAGCTTCAGTACCGGGGCAAGCAGACAAAGAATGAACAATTATCTATCGGACTGAACTTAATCAATGGCGGCATATTGGAAAATGTAATGGATAAAGTATGGAATGTTACCTTTGAACCAAAGGTTTCTGATTACACTTTCCCTATGACTCCAATTATCAGCCTGGAGAGCGGGTACCGCCGGATGGAAAACTATATAGAAAATTACGTTGCTGGACAAGATGACGCCTGGGTGAATGAATCTGAGGCACAACTGAGGGAAGAATTACATCTGCTTAAGCAGTTTGTACTTGAAGAAAATATGACGGATGAGGATTATTATAAGGAAAAGGAACAAATTGAAACGAGGTATAAACCACGGATTTCATTGTCTATCGTCAACGGGGGACTTTTCTATATCTCTCAGCAAACCAGCAATCAGCTTGTAGCCAATTCATAA
- a CDS encoding DEAD/DEAH box helicase — translation MIPINHDSTFIFDLKKNLSHSEQLATWNGFKLAYQAGENKTVPCFDGLLALKHLPHVDFLEHQIEAAEAVIHEMNGRAILADEVGLGKTLEAGLILKELMIRGIAKKVLILTPASLVNQWIQELNEKFYIQAASPRKKNTAWQEWDIAVTSIDMAKRESHKEEILSIAYDLIIIDEAHKLKNHQTKNYQFVQSLKKTYCLLLTATPIQNNLTDLFNLVSILKPGYLGNLAEFKKKYKKEAKNKASQAHIHALLSKLMIRNRRKDTGLDSSKRIVSNELISFSEEEKQLYGKLEELKPLYPSFTWLTLAKELCSSREACFMSLKQLSQNAEHTVKDKLEEIITELETLPHHAKANRMIEIIQQSDEKFIVFTEYRATQFYLQWYLQQHGISSVPFSGKFNKSKRDWMKQLFKNHAQVLIATEAGGEGINLQFCHRMINYDLPWNPMRLEQRIGRIHRFGQEKNVQIYNFAVKGTIEDHIMKMLYEKIEMFRHAVGDLDQILEQIPGGSFDRQIQTIINESESQGEIDIKLNNLVSYVEYSINERKETS, via the coding sequence ATGATACCAATAAATCATGATTCTACATTCATATTTGATTTAAAAAAGAATCTTAGCCATTCAGAACAGCTCGCCACCTGGAATGGGTTTAAGCTTGCCTATCAAGCGGGAGAAAATAAAACCGTTCCGTGTTTTGACGGCTTATTAGCTTTAAAGCATCTGCCTCATGTGGATTTTCTGGAACACCAAATTGAGGCAGCTGAAGCCGTTATCCATGAAATGAATGGTCGTGCCATACTTGCAGATGAAGTAGGGTTAGGAAAAACACTTGAAGCCGGATTAATTTTAAAAGAGTTAATGATTCGAGGTATTGCTAAAAAAGTACTCATTCTTACACCAGCCTCTCTTGTAAACCAGTGGATTCAGGAATTGAATGAAAAATTTTATATCCAGGCAGCTTCGCCTAGAAAGAAGAATACTGCCTGGCAGGAATGGGATATCGCTGTAACATCGATTGATATGGCAAAGAGAGAAAGCCATAAAGAAGAAATTCTTTCTATCGCATACGATTTAATCATTATTGATGAAGCGCATAAATTGAAAAACCACCAGACAAAAAACTACCAATTTGTCCAGTCTTTAAAGAAAACTTATTGTCTCTTGCTTACTGCTACACCGATCCAAAACAATCTGACTGATTTATTTAACCTTGTCTCTATTCTTAAGCCTGGATATTTAGGCAACCTTGCAGAATTTAAGAAAAAATACAAAAAAGAAGCTAAAAATAAAGCAAGCCAGGCACACATTCACGCATTACTTTCAAAATTAATGATAAGAAACAGACGAAAAGATACAGGCCTCGACTCCTCTAAGCGGATCGTCTCGAACGAATTGATTTCTTTTTCGGAAGAAGAAAAACAATTGTACGGAAAACTGGAGGAACTGAAGCCGCTCTATCCATCTTTTACTTGGCTTACTTTAGCAAAGGAACTTTGTTCTTCAAGAGAAGCCTGTTTTATGTCTTTAAAACAGTTATCTCAGAATGCTGAGCATACGGTAAAAGATAAGCTGGAAGAAATCATTACAGAACTGGAAACACTTCCTCACCATGCGAAAGCCAACCGAATGATAGAGATCATACAACAGTCCGATGAAAAGTTCATCGTGTTTACTGAATATCGTGCGACCCAATTTTATCTTCAATGGTATCTCCAGCAGCACGGCATCTCTTCGGTTCCGTTTAGCGGAAAGTTTAATAAAAGTAAGAGGGACTGGATGAAACAGCTATTTAAAAACCATGCCCAGGTTCTTATAGCTACAGAAGCAGGCGGAGAGGGCATAAACCTTCAATTCTGCCATCGGATGATCAACTACGATCTCCCGTGGAACCCTATGCGGTTAGAGCAGCGAATAGGAAGAATTCACCGTTTTGGCCAGGAAAAGAACGTCCAAATTTACAACTTTGCTGTGAAAGGTACAATTGAAGACCATATTATGAAAATGCTGTATGAAAAAATAGAAATGTTCCGTCATGCTGTCGGTGATCTTGACCAAATTCTTGAGCAAATCCCTGGCGGCTCTTTCGACCGGCAGATTCAAACCATTATTAATGAATCAGAAAGCCAGGGAGAGATCGATATAAAATTAAATAATTTAGTAAGTTATGTAGAATACTCTATCAATGAAAGGAAGGAAACCAGTTGA
- the gcvPA gene encoding aminomethyl-transferring glycine dehydrogenase subunit GcvPA, whose translation MEFRYLPMTEQDKKEMLDVIGIDTTEKLFADIPEKVRYKGDLTIKPPKNEFSLMKELTQLAEKNVNVKSHTSFLGAGVYDHYIPSIVDHVISRSEFYTAYTPYQPEISQGELQAVFEFQTMICELTGMDVANSSMYDGGTALAEAVNLSAGHTKKKKVLVSKAIHPESLAVIHSYVKGPNLEIVEIDHKEGLTDLKQLEEEIDENTAGVVVQYPNFFGQVEPLSKVREIVDTETKAMMITSSNPLALGYLTPPGEFGSDIVVGDTQVFGIPAQFGGPHCGYFATTKKLMRKVPGRLIGQTQDEEGRRGFVLTLQAREQHIRRDKATSNICSNQALNALASSVAMSSLGKQGLRKMAWMNIQKAQYLKNQLEAAGMMVAFQGSLFNEVVVKGTKSPQEINRKLLDKGFIGGYDLGQVDESLENHMLIAVTEVRTKQEIDEFVKELGAIQHD comes from the coding sequence ATGGAATTTCGATATTTACCAATGACTGAACAAGATAAAAAGGAAATGCTTGATGTAATTGGCATTGACACGACTGAAAAATTGTTTGCAGATATTCCGGAGAAGGTTAGATATAAAGGCGATCTTACGATTAAACCACCAAAAAATGAATTTTCACTAATGAAAGAATTGACACAGTTAGCTGAAAAAAATGTAAATGTAAAATCCCACACTTCTTTTTTGGGAGCAGGGGTTTATGATCATTACATCCCTTCCATTGTGGACCATGTTATTTCAAGATCAGAATTCTATACAGCTTACACACCTTATCAGCCGGAAATTTCTCAGGGTGAATTGCAGGCTGTTTTTGAATTTCAAACGATGATATGTGAGTTAACGGGAATGGATGTAGCGAATTCCTCCATGTACGATGGAGGCACGGCTCTTGCAGAGGCTGTCAATCTTTCGGCAGGGCATACAAAGAAAAAGAAAGTTTTAGTCTCTAAAGCTATTCATCCAGAATCACTCGCTGTTATTCATTCTTATGTTAAAGGCCCTAACCTTGAGATTGTAGAAATCGATCATAAAGAAGGATTGACAGATCTTAAGCAATTGGAAGAGGAAATTGATGAAAACACGGCTGGTGTAGTCGTGCAGTACCCTAACTTTTTTGGGCAGGTGGAGCCGCTTTCGAAGGTTCGTGAAATTGTAGATACAGAGACGAAAGCCATGATGATTACATCAAGCAACCCGCTTGCTTTGGGTTATTTGACGCCTCCAGGGGAGTTTGGAAGTGATATTGTTGTTGGGGATACCCAAGTATTTGGTATTCCAGCTCAGTTTGGCGGGCCGCATTGTGGTTATTTCGCCACCACTAAAAAGTTAATGCGGAAAGTGCCGGGACGTTTAATAGGACAAACCCAGGATGAAGAAGGCCGTAGAGGGTTTGTATTGACACTGCAGGCCAGAGAACAGCACATCCGCCGGGATAAAGCGACTTCTAATATTTGTTCCAATCAGGCGTTGAATGCCCTTGCATCTTCGGTTGCGATGTCCTCACTCGGAAAGCAAGGGCTTAGAAAAATGGCATGGATGAACATACAAAAAGCCCAATATTTAAAAAATCAGCTTGAAGCTGCAGGTATGATGGTAGCTTTCCAAGGGTCATTATTTAATGAAGTTGTTGTGAAAGGGACGAAATCACCTCAGGAAATTAATCGAAAGCTCCTTGATAAAGGTTTTATCGGGGGATACGATTTAGGACAAGTTGACGAAAGCCTGGAAAACCATATGCTGATCGCCGTCACTGAAGTTCGTACAAAACAAGAAATTGATGAATTCGTTAAAGAATTGGGGGCCATCCAACATGACTAA
- the gcvPB gene encoding aminomethyl-transferring glycine dehydrogenase subunit GcvPB yields the protein MTNQDFPLIFELSQESRTGYSLPEFDIPESNIDEMLGDEYVRKSEPALPEVSELQIMRHYTALSTRNHGVDSGFYPLGSCTMKYNPKMNEDVARLTGFSHIHPYQSIDTVQGALELMYDLQESLKQITGMDTVTLQPAAGAHGEWTGLMMIRAYHEAGGDYNRTKVIVPDSAHGTNPASATVAGFEAVTVKSNDKGLVDLEDLKRVVDEHTAALMLTNPNTLGLFEENIEEMAAIIHEAGGKLYYDGANLNAILGYARPGDMGFDVVHLNLHKTFTGPHGGGGPGSGPVGVTEELAAYLPKPLLVEEEGKFVFDYNRPQSIGRVKPYYGNFGINVRAYTYIRTMGAEGLKKVSEYAVLNANYMMRRLQEQYVLPFDQHCKHEFVLSGKKQKKLGVRTLDIAKRLLDFGYHPPTIYFPINVEEALMVEPTETESKETLDAFIDAMLQIAEEAVENPEKVQDAPHTTIVSRMDETQAARKPVLSYAKEK from the coding sequence ATGACTAATCAAGACTTCCCGCTAATATTTGAATTAAGTCAGGAAAGCAGGACCGGCTATAGTTTACCAGAGTTTGATATACCTGAAAGTAACATTGATGAGATGCTTGGGGATGAATATGTTAGAAAAAGCGAGCCGGCGCTCCCGGAGGTTAGTGAACTGCAGATAATGCGGCACTACACCGCTTTATCAACACGCAACCATGGAGTAGATTCAGGCTTTTATCCGCTCGGCTCATGTACGATGAAATATAATCCGAAAATGAATGAAGATGTAGCGAGGCTGACAGGTTTTAGTCACATCCATCCGTATCAGTCCATTGATACGGTACAGGGAGCGCTGGAACTAATGTATGATTTACAAGAATCATTAAAGCAGATAACTGGAATGGATACTGTGACCTTGCAGCCTGCCGCTGGAGCTCATGGAGAGTGGACAGGATTAATGATGATTCGGGCCTACCATGAAGCCGGCGGAGACTACAATCGTACGAAAGTGATTGTCCCTGATTCTGCTCATGGTACGAATCCAGCTTCAGCGACAGTGGCAGGTTTTGAAGCGGTTACTGTAAAGTCAAACGATAAAGGATTAGTCGATCTCGAAGATCTAAAACGTGTAGTTGATGAACACACGGCCGCTTTGATGCTTACGAATCCGAACACACTGGGGTTATTTGAAGAAAATATTGAAGAAATGGCAGCCATCATTCACGAGGCCGGAGGAAAACTTTATTATGACGGCGCGAATTTAAATGCCATTTTAGGATATGCGAGACCTGGAGATATGGGTTTTGATGTCGTACATTTAAATCTCCATAAAACATTTACTGGTCCTCACGGCGGTGGTGGTCCAGGATCAGGCCCGGTAGGAGTGACTGAAGAACTGGCAGCTTATTTGCCGAAACCGCTTCTCGTCGAAGAAGAAGGGAAATTTGTATTTGATTACAATCGTCCTCAGTCTATCGGAAGGGTTAAGCCTTACTATGGAAACTTTGGAATTAATGTGAGAGCTTATACGTATATTCGCACAATGGGTGCTGAAGGATTGAAGAAAGTTAGTGAATATGCAGTATTGAATGCGAATTATATGATGAGGCGCCTGCAGGAGCAATACGTGCTGCCATTTGATCAGCATTGTAAGCATGAATTCGTACTTTCCGGAAAAAAACAGAAGAAGTTAGGGGTGCGGACTCTTGATATTGCGAAACGGTTATTGGACTTCGGTTATCACCCACCTACCATTTACTTCCCGATTAATGTCGAAGAGGCTTTAATGGTAGAACCAACAGAAACTGAATCTAAAGAAACATTGGATGCTTTTATTGATGCAATGCTTCAAATTGCTGAAGAAGCTGTTGAAAATCCTGAAAAAGTCCAGGATGCTCCTCATACGACGATCGTGAGCCGTATGGATGAAACACAGGCCGCTCGTAAACCAGTCTTATCTTATGCAAAAGAAAAGTAA
- a CDS encoding rhodanese-like domain-containing protein, whose product MDTNFWILLGILIVLIAFSLYRFLKARKIVTTLSEEEFRQGYRKAQLIDVREPKEFEGGHILGARNIPLSQMRNRLMEIRKDKPVYLYCQNSTRSTRAALMLNKKGYQDLNVLQGGFKKWTGKIKKKK is encoded by the coding sequence ATGGATACGAACTTTTGGATCTTGTTAGGCATACTTATCGTCTTAATTGCTTTTAGTTTGTATAGATTCCTGAAAGCTAGAAAAATTGTCACGACTTTGTCGGAGGAAGAGTTTCGTCAGGGTTATCGAAAAGCCCAATTGATCGACGTCCGGGAACCAAAAGAATTTGAAGGCGGCCATATATTAGGGGCACGCAATATCCCGCTGTCTCAAATGCGAAACCGGCTGATGGAAATTCGTAAAGACAAGCCTGTGTACCTTTACTGCCAAAACAGTACACGCTCGACTCGAGCAGCACTGATGTTGAACAAAAAAGGCTACCAAGACTTGAATGTACTTCAAGGCGGATTCAAAAAATGGACAGGAAAAATTAAAAAGAAGAAATAA